Below is a genomic region from Chloroflexota bacterium.
ACCGTCATTCAGTCGCTGCGCGACGCCCCGGTCTCACCGGACGATGCTGTTCCCGGCGTCCGTCGCGCAGCGACGCTGTGACGGTAGGCGGGGGTTTCAACCCCCGCCCGCGCGTCTCGTCGTGCTTCGGGAAGACCAGCGGATACGCAATCGCCCTGGACACGCAGGCCAGGGCAATCGCATGGCGAGCGCGTCGTGCGGCGTCGTCGGGGCTTTCAACGCCCGACTGCGCGTCTCGCCCGTTCTGGGAACAGCAACGACCATGCAATCGTCCTGGGCACCGGGCGCGGGCCACTGCCGCGTCAGGGGCAGCGGCGTTCGAGGATCAGATACGGCGTGTAGTTCTCCACCTGGGCGTAGCAGTTCCAGATGTAGTCATGCAGGACACGGTTGGTCAGCTCGGCCTTGAAGTAGGTGACGCCGCCGTGGTCCCAGAGGATGTAGCGCGGCTTCTTCTGGTCGAGGTCGCGGATGACTTCCTGGAGGTCGTCGGGTGTGAGCGCACCGGCGATAAAGTGGTTGTGGCGCGTCGGATTGGGCCGGTCAGCCAGGAAGTGGAACATCGGGCTGACCGGGTAGGCGAAGAACGGCAGCCCGGGCGGCGTGCCGTCCTGGACAAACCTGACAGCGCCGCGCACGCTGTCCGCGATGTTCTCCGGCAGCCGCACCTGGGCGCGCTCGAGTCCCAGATCGACGTACGGCGGCGGTGTCGGCGCGCGCGGGTTCGCATGCACGATGGTCACATACCGCCAGTAGGCATGCGGGGCGACGGCGGCCACCGGCAGCACCAGCAGGGCCAGGTAGACCGCCACCTGGCCGAAACGATGCGCCCGGCCAGCCAGCAGACGGTGGGCCGCGCCGAGCGCGGCGGCCCCGGTGACCAGCAGCGGCGGCCCAGCGAAGAGCGCGTGAATCGTGTCGACGCGCGGATAGAGCGAGAGCGCTGCCAGCGACCCGGCCAGCAGATACCAGATCAGCGGCCCCGCTGGCCGGCCGCGCAGCAGGTTTGCCAGGACGACGGCCAGCCCACCCCAGGCCGCGAGGCCCGGCAGGTAGGTGAACAGCACGCCAAGCTGCTCGTCGAGATAGCCGAGCCACGGGTAGAACGATGGGTCTTCGACCAGCGTCTCGGCGGGTGGGCCGCCGAGCGGGACCAGCGGCAGCATCAGCGTTGTCAGCAGCGGCAGCCCGATCACCGCGGGCAGCAGGCGGCGGGTCGCCAGCGCCCGGCCGCGCAGCACGAACGCCAGTCCCACCGGCAGCCAGACGGCTGTCAGTGCGACGGGTGGCACGCCCGGCGAGGGCGGATCGAGCGGCAGGATCAGCGCACCCTGGTTGACCTGACCCACGAACAGCCCCCAGGGGACGCCGTGCAGCCCGAGCGCCAGCGTCAGCGGGACCAGCCACGCGATCGTGACCGCGAAGAACGGGATGCCGGCCAGCAGGCCATCGCCGATGAGTGGCCGCAGACCGCCCATCCACCCCTGGACGCGGACGCCGTGCAGGCTGCTCCAGCCGGCCAGCGCCACCGTCCCGAGCAGCGGCAGCCAGAGCGCCGCTGCCAGAAAGCCGCTCAGGCCAGGGCGAATCAGCACCGTGGCGGCCGCGGCCAGCAGCAGCAGATAGCCGACTCTCACGGCCGCCAGCAGCCAGCCCGTCCGCGGACGCGGCCTCAGCAACAGGTACGCGCCGATGGCCAGCACCACGAACGCCCCGATGTTCTGCTTGAACGCCATCGCGAGGCCGCCGAGGACGCCGGCCAGGATCAGCCAGCGTCGGCCACCCCGTTCCTGGTGACGGGCGCACACTTCGATCGTGAGGAACGTGGCCAGCATCGACGGCCAGGACGGGTGTGGCTCTGGGAACATCGGCGCGGCGTCTACGGCTGCGATGGCGAGCAGCGGGAGGATGGCGAACGGCCACGACGTGACGCGCCGGGCCAGCAGGTACAGCGACACGCCCCAGAGGATCCGCATGCCCGACATCAGGACCCGGATCGGCTCGACGCTCACGCCGGC
It encodes:
- a CDS encoding glycosyltransferase family 39 protein, producing MSLAALAIYVWAGHYWLDLIDEGYFVYLGYRIYAGDLPYRDFDTYYTPGIFYLFAWTFDLAGVSVEPIRVLMSGMRILWGVSLYLLARRVTSWPFAILPLLAIAAVDAAPMFPEPHPSWPSMLATFLTIEVCARHQERGGRRWLILAGVLGGLAMAFKQNIGAFVVLAIGAYLLLRPRPRTGWLLAAVRVGYLLLLAAAATVLIRPGLSGFLAAALWLPLLGTVALAGWSSLHGVRVQGWMGGLRPLIGDGLLAGIPFFAVTIAWLVPLTLALGLHGVPWGLFVGQVNQGALILPLDPPSPGVPPVALTAVWLPVGLAFVLRGRALATRRLLPAVIGLPLLTTLMLPLVPLGGPPAETLVEDPSFYPWLGYLDEQLGVLFTYLPGLAAWGGLAVVLANLLRGRPAGPLIWYLLAGSLAALSLYPRVDTIHALFAGPPLLVTGAAALGAAHRLLAGRAHRFGQVAVYLALLVLPVAAVAPHAYWRYVTIVHANPRAPTPPPYVDLGLERAQVRLPENIADSVRGAVRFVQDGTPPGLPFFAYPVSPMFHFLADRPNPTRHNHFIAGALTPDDLQEVIRDLDQKKPRYILWDHGGVTYFKAELTNRVLHDYIWNCYAQVENYTPYLILERRCP